The following coding sequences lie in one Streptococcus suis genomic window:
- a CDS encoding DUF1273 domain-containing protein: MDTKSLLVTGYRHTDLGIFSEKDPRLHIIKSAIRRNFIRFLEEGVSWFILTGQLGFEYWALEVLEDLRAEGYQLSIATIFPFENHGEQWNEANQAKLARFKQVDFVKYAYPRYENPGQFRDYNQFLLDNTTGCYLFYDSENETNLKYLYHMVLKKEGYNRKTLTFEELNEEAENFSNSE; this comes from the coding sequence ATGGATACTAAGAGCCTTTTGGTAACAGGTTATAGACATACAGACCTGGGAATTTTTTCAGAAAAAGATCCTCGACTGCACATTATTAAATCTGCAATTCGTAGGAATTTTATTCGTTTTTTAGAAGAGGGTGTTAGTTGGTTTATACTGACAGGTCAATTGGGCTTTGAATACTGGGCCTTAGAAGTCTTAGAAGATTTACGAGCCGAGGGGTATCAACTGAGTATTGCAACAATATTTCCATTTGAAAATCATGGCGAACAGTGGAATGAGGCTAACCAAGCAAAGTTAGCACGGTTTAAGCAGGTTGATTTTGTAAAGTATGCCTATCCACGCTATGAAAACCCAGGGCAATTTAGAGACTATAACCAGTTTCTGCTGGATAATACGACAGGTTGTTATTTGTTTTACGATTCTGAAAATGAAACCAATTTGAAATATTTATATCACATGGTCTTAAAGAAAGAAGGATATAATAGAAAAACGCTTACCTTTGAAGAATTGAATGAGGAGGCTGAAAATTTTTCAAATTCTGAGTGA
- a CDS encoding cell division regulator GpsB translates to MASIKFTTKDIFEQDFKIGFRGYDQDEVNDFLDDIMKDYDAYEAIIKELKGEIARLKAQAANSPKTTLPTEESNDVLRTERPSSATNFDILRRLNRLEKEVFGKQIVQGQE, encoded by the coding sequence ATGGCAAGTATTAAATTTACGACAAAAGATATTTTCGAGCAAGATTTTAAAATTGGTTTTCGTGGCTATGATCAAGATGAAGTGAACGATTTTCTTGACGATATTATGAAAGACTATGATGCTTATGAAGCGATTATCAAGGAATTAAAAGGCGAAATTGCTAGATTGAAAGCGCAGGCAGCAAATTCTCCCAAAACAACTCTTCCTACTGAAGAATCGAACGACGTATTGCGTACAGAACGTCCATCTTCAGCGACAAACTTTGATATTCTCCGACGTCTGAACCGTCTGGAGAAAGAAGTATTTGGAAAACAAATCGTTCAGGGTCAAGAATAG